From Geotalea uraniireducens Rf4:
TCTTCGGGAAAGGACTTTTTGAGCATCGTGGAAATATAATAAGGAAGGATAACGCCGGTTATGCCGTGAATTTTCCCGGGCTCGATTTTGCCACAAAACGCAAGCTTTGGGAGTTTATCGTCGACAATCTGTCCGATGTGCACGAGTGCCCATTTTGCGGCGAGAGTTACATCACGATGCCGACCACATGCAAAAGATGCGGCTGGGAACTCAATTTCAACCCTCCGGAGTATTTCAACTACTATGAAAAGAACTGCACGATCAAGAAATTGCATGAAAGACTGTCCGGCCTGGATATAGAGCAGTTACAGAAAATCGTCAATTTTATCGACATCGATATTGCAAAGGTTATGGGGAGTGAGGAAATTCAGGAATTTGTCGGCACAGGCAACGCCATGCTGGAAGTGTTCGCCAATATCAGGAAGGTGGCTCCTACCGACCTCACCGTCTTGGTCCTGGGAGAAAGCGGCACCGGCAAGGAACTGACAGCCCAGGCAATTCACGATCGGAGTACTCGCAAGGACAAACCCTTCGTAGCGATAAACTGTGCTGCAATTCCGGACAATCTCCTCGAAGCGGAACTTTTCGGCTATGAAAAGGGGGCGTTTACCGGGGCGCACATCAGCAAAAAGGGGAAATTTGAATTTGCGGACAACGGGACCATTTTCCTGGATGAGATCGGCGATATGCCTCCCAATCTCCAGGCGAAACTGTTGCGGTTTCTCCAGGACAAGATTGTGGAGAGGATCGGCACCGTCGGCGGGAAGAAGGTCAATGTGCGGCTTATTGCCGCCACCAACCGTGATCTTGATGCCGCGATTGCCGAGGGGAAGTTCCGAAGTGACCTTTATTACAGGTTGGATGAGTTTACCATTAATCTTCCCCCGGTCCGGGAACGGGGGGAAGATACGGTAATCCTTGCCAAGTACTTCCTGAACAAGTTTTCCAGGGAAGTCGGCTTGACGAAGACCTTTACCAAAGATGCTGCCGACGCTATCCGCAATTACGACTGGCCGGGGAATGTCAGGGAGATAATCAACAAGGTGAGAAGGGCGATAGTTATGGCCGGCGGCAAAACCGTCACTCCCGTGGATTTGCTTCTGGACGTGGCAAAGATGGATGTTGGAGCGGAAAATAATCAGCTGAGCGATGCGTTGGCCCAAATTGAAAGGGCGAAGATCAAAGAAGTTCTCAAAGGCTGCAGCCATAACCTTTCCAATGCTGCCAGGATGCTGGGGATAAGCCGTCCCACCCTGTACCGTCGCATGAAGATTTATGGCATCGATTAGGCGTCATGGGAAGAGTGAACTGTATCAGACTTTTACAGTCACTCTTCCCTGAAAATTACAATAACCCATTGAAAACACAAAGTAACCTCCCTGTTCCCTCCCAATTCGACCGGCTGTAAATTACACTTTTTTAACAATTTTTACAAAATATTTGCCGCATCGTCGGGCTAATGATGGGTAAAAAAAATAAATTTCAACAATATCGCTATGTTACGAATGGTTGCGGTAAGTGGCACAGCAATTGCCTTATAAGGGTAGAGCATGGCATTGTGCCTTGCCAAAATCTTTGTAAGGAGGAATTGTTATGAAAACGAGAGAAAAGAGAATAATTGTTTCATTGGCCCTTGCCCTTGCTTTAGGACTCGGAACTCAAGCCTTCGCGCTGGATGAGGTCGAGGTAACTGGTAACGATCTTGTCGGCGCAGTGGACGGGGGGACCTCCGCCAATGACGATGCCACCGCCGTCGGGCAGAATTCACTGAACGATAATACTGTCATCGGAGAAATTGAGGTAGACAAGTCGACCGAGACTGCCACCCAGAACGGCAGCGAGAACGAGGCGGAAGATGGGAGCGCGGCGGCCAACAACAGCTCTATTGCTGTCGGCGAGATTGAATTGGACAAGTCGACCAATGACAGCAACAACAACAACTCCAACCAGGACAACAGCTTAGGTAAAACGCAGGTTGCAGTGGAAGTGGAAGACAGTTTCAACGACAGTTCCGACAACTCCAACCAGGACAATATCACAGATTCATTTAACGACAAGGCCGAAGCTGAAGGTGACGGCATATCGCTGGTCGATTCCGAAGAAGTGATCGTTACCAAAGATTCCTTCAACGGCAATATAGGTGAGGTTGAGGGCGGAAGCGTTGCAGCGACGAATGGTGGGACCGCTACCATGACCGACAGCTACAACGAAGACGAGAGCATCAATGCAACAGCCGACAGAGGTGGCATTGCGGTCAATTCTGACGAGGAAGTCGAAATAGAAGTCGCCGAAGATTCTTTCAACAACAAAGCGGAAGAGGGGAGCGTAGCGATTTACGGCGATAATGAAGACGATATCGAAATCGCATCCCACAACACCATCAACAGCGACAATGAAACCACTACAGTCACGGTGGGTAATGTAGTCATCGAAGTTGCTTCAAGCGTTCTGGCTGGTGAGGTTACCGCCAACACGTTAGTCGCTACTCCTACTCTCGACTTAATTACCGGCGAAAACGAAATAGACGGCGCCTCTGTGAACACGGCCGGTATCTCGGTGATATCGCAGAACAGCGGTATTCAGTCCCAGGTGCAGCAGGCTGTAACGGTTCAGTATAACCAATAGTCAGCTGTCAGTATTTGCCCGGTGGCGCGCAATAAGGCCGTCACCGGGAGCATTTTTAACCGAAGCCTGAAAATCCTGGAGCAACACATAATAACAGGAGGCAGGGAAATGCGAAGATCAACTAAATCTCTGATTGCCGCACTGGTTTTTTCCGGCAGCGC
This genomic window contains:
- a CDS encoding sigma 54-interacting transcriptional regulator; translation: MPRLSPRIIATVPATLDTPSSKIEMVITDLGLNGAYLRAHSPFPGKKLGVDTPVLLQYNLFGKGLFEHRGNIIRKDNAGYAVNFPGLDFATKRKLWEFIVDNLSDVHECPFCGESYITMPTTCKRCGWELNFNPPEYFNYYEKNCTIKKLHERLSGLDIEQLQKIVNFIDIDIAKVMGSEEIQEFVGTGNAMLEVFANIRKVAPTDLTVLVLGESGTGKELTAQAIHDRSTRKDKPFVAINCAAIPDNLLEAELFGYEKGAFTGAHISKKGKFEFADNGTIFLDEIGDMPPNLQAKLLRFLQDKIVERIGTVGGKKVNVRLIAATNRDLDAAIAEGKFRSDLYYRLDEFTINLPPVRERGEDTVILAKYFLNKFSREVGLTKTFTKDAADAIRNYDWPGNVREIINKVRRAIVMAGGKTVTPVDLLLDVAKMDVGAENNQLSDALAQIERAKIKEVLKGCSHNLSNAARMLGISRPTLYRRMKIYGID